Sequence from the Syntrophorhabdales bacterium genome:
CGCCATCCCGATGAGCGCGTCAAAAATGCTGATGGGTGAGGGTTTGTACTGGGCCATGTCGAGAAATTTCTTGTACAGCACGCTTGCCTGGGCCGAGTACTTCATTACCTCTTTCAGGCGATCATAATCGAACTTCTTCTTGGTGATCCCTTCCATCCAGTTGATCAGCTCTTTGAGCTCCATCACGCAGTACTTGATGATCTCTTCCCGTGCCTTTGTATTTATGATCCATTCGGGAGTGTCGAAGACGAACATAGGAATGTTCCGCCTCCTGGACAGCACCTGAAACCATTTTGTAAGTGTGAAGCACTGGGCGTTGCAGGCCATCAGTACGTCGGGATCGGGAATGCCGCCGGTAGCGGTTTTTCCTGTTTCTCTGTAACCCAGGTCTGAGCGGGCATACGCGCAGAGATGGCTGGTATAGCCGAGGTTCTCTGTGGCTGTGGACAACTCCGTACCCATGCGTGAGGTGAGGCAGGCCACCGCATGATTCTCCGGGTATATGGGGACTATATCATGCGCAACGAATAGCTCCACCGGGGAAATCGCGGTGGTGTAGCCTACCAGTTTTCCCAGGTCGTGTGCGTGGAACGCTTCATCCATATACTCTTTCGTGATCTTTTTTGAGAGATCTTTGGATTTCGGCTTTTCGGTCGTCGGCTTATCGCTCATAGGGTGCCCCCCTTCAAGTATTGGGACTGACGTCGCCCCCTTCAGTGGCAAAGCCGCCACCCGCACGGCGGGTACCTCGGCCCTCCCCCTCTCGGGAGCAGTGCTCGCTAGTGAAGAGATTCAAAAAAGGCCTGTAACCTCGTCCTCACGTGGGAGAGGGACAGGGTCTGATACTCCGTTACCAGCACGTGGAACGGTATGCCTTCCTGCTTTATCGCCTTCTTCAAATCAGGAAGGTCATACTCTTCCGATTCGCAGAACTCGATGTGCACATAAATTACGGCCTTGGCATTGTGCTGCTTGTAGAGTTCCTTAAGCGCTTTAACGTTCTTAAATACGTCGTCGTGGATGGGCGAGTAAAAGCCCCGCTTGAAGTGGCGCGCGGTCATGCCTTCGATGGGGTTCAGGCTCTCATCCACCATGCCCTGAAGGTAACGCTTGCCGGTGACCAGAGTATCTGCGACGATGTTGAGCTTGATCTCGTCAAAAAGATCGAAGATCTCCAGGGGGTCGCAGGTGATGCCGGTGAGAATTACGTCTGTGTACCCGGGGTCGAATTTAATGGTAAGACTGTCCCTTAAGTTCCTCAGGGTCTGGTTAAATTCTTTCTTATCCACCTGCATGGAAAGCTTCATGAGGGAAAAGAGTGCTTTATTGGAGAGCGTTGCAGGAGCCTTTCTCTTTATGTCGTAAAGTTCGTTCAGAAGTTTCTTGTTCTCGTTGTGGAGCCGGATCGACTGTCTGAGGTCCTCATCCGTAACATTTTTGCACGTCCAATTGCAGAGAGAGGAGATGAGCCGTTCGGTCTCTTTCTTTACCCAGTAACGGGCGCTCTCGCGGTCCACCTGGCGTGGCAGGAGAATATTCTCGACGTACGTGTCAGGAAAGTTAATTCTCCATATATCGCACATGTGCTGCGTCGTATCGCAAACCTGCGGCATGACAAATCCATCGAAGAGATCAGTCTCATAACTGAGCGCAAGCTCCAGGTTGCTTCGGGCAAGAGAACAGGCA
This genomic interval carries:
- a CDS encoding 2-hydroxyacyl-CoA dehydratase family protein, whose translation is MSDKPTTEKPKSKDLSKKITKEYMDEAFHAHDLGKLVGYTTAISPVELFVAHDIVPIYPENHAVACLTSRMGTELSTATENLGYTSHLCAYARSDLGYRETGKTATGGIPDPDVLMACNAQCFTLTKWFQVLSRRRNIPMFVFDTPEWIINTKAREEIIKYCVMELKELINWMEGITKKKFDYDRLKEVMKYSAQASVLYKKFLDMAQYKPSPISIFDALIGMAITVYRRGTPECVDYYQTLCDEIQEKVDKGIGVLQNEKYRLYWENLPVWFKFSDHAKLLGSYGGVILTSLYVHAWSFDFDLNKDPLVTLAENYLNRFSNSTLEDRADMAMELFKKYDMNGMIMFMNRSCKAVSFAVPTLKEVLTKRTGLPALVFESDMGDPRFYSETQIRTRIEAYFETLDRLRS
- a CDS encoding 2-hydroxyacyl-CoA dehydratase family protein, which produces MWENLDLNKVVDYARDPYASIREWKKSSGKKVVGSTLADVPEEVIYAFDALPVTLLGTHRPLKKAPSLLPDNACSLARSNLELALSYETDLFDGFVMPQVCDTTQHMCDIWRINFPDTYVENILLPRQVDRESARYWVKKETERLISSLCNWTCKNVTDEDLRQSIRLHNENKKLLNELYDIKRKAPATLSNKALFSLMKLSMQVDKKEFNQTLRNLRDSLTIKFDPGYTDVILTGITCDPLEIFDLFDEIKLNIVADTLVTGKRYLQGMVDESLNPIEGMTARHFKRGFYSPIHDDVFKNVKALKELYKQHNAKAVIYVHIEFCESEEYDLPDLKKAIKQEGIPFHVLVTEYQTLSLSHVRTRLQAFFESLH